The proteins below are encoded in one region of Cucurbita pepo subsp. pepo cultivar mu-cu-16 chromosome LG10, ASM280686v2, whole genome shotgun sequence:
- the LOC111803798 gene encoding protein RKD5-like isoform X2 has protein sequence MMSSGFSTEFPNVADPMHDSYLSCFPKLNDDKFLHQDLNFLPCSSSMAVSKGPEIHQMKEFCEPEASRSLNVGLTVLKRKCREFGIHRWPHRKIKSIDGLIRDLQEEAKHREEDQKALMAVTKRQMMLQNERESIERTPFRELESETKRFRQDVFKRRHKARALVSHSPV, from the exons ATGATGAGTTCTGGGTTCAGTACAGAGTTCCCAAATGTTGCAGATCCAATGCATGATTCATATCTATCTTGTTTTCCCAAGCTAAACGATGACAAGTTTCTTCATCAAGACCTCAACTTCCTTCCTTGCTCTTCTTCAATGGCTGTATCTAAAGGGCCTGAGATTCATCAAATGAAAGAGTTCTGTGAACCAG AAGCTTCAAGAAGTCTAAATGTTGGATTAACAGTgctgaaaagaaaatgcagaGAGTTTGGGATTCATCGATGGCCGCACAGGAAGATCAAGTCCATTGATGGTCTAATCCGAGATCTTCAG gAAGAAGCAAAGCATAGAGAGGAAGATCAGAAAGCTTTGATGGCAGTGACAAAGAGGCAAATGATGTTGCAGAATGAAAGAGAGAGCATCGAGAGGACACCATTTAGAGAGCTGGAGAGTGAGACCAAGAGATTTAGGCAAGATGTTTTCAAGAGAAGGCATAAAGCTAGAGCTCTAGTAAGCCACAGTCCAGTTTAG
- the LOC111803798 gene encoding protein RKD5-like isoform X1: MMSSGFSTEFPNVADPMHDSYLSCFPKLNDDKFLHQDLNFLPCSSSMAVSKGPEIHQMKEFCEPVLAKKKRRATSEHIAGIALSDLAKYFDVPITEASRSLNVGLTVLKRKCREFGIHRWPHRKIKSIDGLIRDLQEEAKHREEDQKALMAVTKRQMMLQNERESIERTPFRELESETKRFRQDVFKRRHKARALVSHSPV, encoded by the exons ATGATGAGTTCTGGGTTCAGTACAGAGTTCCCAAATGTTGCAGATCCAATGCATGATTCATATCTATCTTGTTTTCCCAAGCTAAACGATGACAAGTTTCTTCATCAAGACCTCAACTTCCTTCCTTGCTCTTCTTCAATGGCTGTATCTAAAGGGCCTGAGATTCATCAAATGAAAGAGTTCTGTGAACCAG TTCttgcaaagaagaaaaggagagctACAAGTGAGCATATTGCCGGAATTGCTCTATCAGATCTGGCTAAATACTTTGATGTTCCTATTACAGAAGCTTCAAGAAGTCTAAATGTTGGATTAACAGTgctgaaaagaaaatgcagaGAGTTTGGGATTCATCGATGGCCGCACAGGAAGATCAAGTCCATTGATGGTCTAATCCGAGATCTTCAG gAAGAAGCAAAGCATAGAGAGGAAGATCAGAAAGCTTTGATGGCAGTGACAAAGAGGCAAATGATGTTGCAGAATGAAAGAGAGAGCATCGAGAGGACACCATTTAGAGAGCTGGAGAGTGAGACCAAGAGATTTAGGCAAGATGTTTTCAAGAGAAGGCATAAAGCTAGAGCTCTAGTAAGCCACAGTCCAGTTTAG
- the LOC111803797 gene encoding heterogeneous nuclear ribonucleoprotein H-like isoform X1 encodes MYGPRGAMLGSGGVSDGYEVGSKRQRMMEPNPYFAVSSSTAGFQPYGYGSFPPTHAFPVVRLRGLPFNCTDIDIFKFFAGLDIVDVLLVNKNGRFMGEAFVVFAGSLQVEFALQRDRQNMGRRYVEVFSCKRQDYYNAVAAEVNYEGIYDNDYNGSPPPRQKRISDKDQMEYTEILKLRGLPFSVTKSNIIEFFGEFDLAEERIHIASRPDGKATGEAYVEFASVEDAKRAMSKDKMTIGSRYVELFPSTPNEARRAESRSRQ; translated from the exons ATGTACGGACCAAGAGG GGCAATGTTGGGGAGCGGGGGGGTTTCGGATGGGTACGAAGTCGGCTCAAAAAGACAAAGAATGATGGAACCGAATCCCTACTTCGCAGTTAGCAGCAGCACTGCTGGATTTCAACCTTACGGCTATGGGAGTTTTCCACCTACTCATGCCTTTCCCGTGGTTCGCCTTAGAGGACTTCCCTTCAACTGCACTGACATTGATATTTTCAAGTTCTTTGCTGGACTGGACATTGTGGATGTGCTGCTTGTCAACAAGAATGGGCGGTTCATGGGAGAAGCCTTTGTTGTCTTTGCTGGATCTTTGCAGGTTGAGTTCGCATTGCAACGGGATCGACAGAATATGGGGCGTAGATATGTAGAAGTCTTTAGCTGCAAAAGGCAGGATTATTATAATGCTGTTGCTGCCGAAGTAAATTATGAGGGCATTTATGATAATGACTACAATGGAAGTCCTCCTCCTCGACAAAAGAGGATCAGCGACAAGGACCAGATGGAATACACCGAGATACTGAAGCTGCGTGGTCTCCCCTTCTCTGTGACAAAATCCAACATCATTGAATTTTTCGGAGAGTTCGATCTTGCAGAAGAAAGGATACATATTGCAAGCCGTCCAGATGGGAAGGCTACCGGGGAGGCTTATGTGGAGTTCGCTTCAGTAGAGGACGCAAAGAGAGCAATGAGCAAGGACAAGATGACAATTGGATCGAGGTACGTGGAGTTGTTTCCTTCAACCCCAAATGAAGCTAGGAGAGCTGAGTCAAGGTCAAGACAGTGA
- the LOC111803797 gene encoding heterogeneous nuclear ribonucleoprotein H-like isoform X2, whose amino-acid sequence MLGSGGVSDGYEVGSKRQRMMEPNPYFAVSSSTAGFQPYGYGSFPPTHAFPVVRLRGLPFNCTDIDIFKFFAGLDIVDVLLVNKNGRFMGEAFVVFAGSLQVEFALQRDRQNMGRRYVEVFSCKRQDYYNAVAAEVNYEGIYDNDYNGSPPPRQKRISDKDQMEYTEILKLRGLPFSVTKSNIIEFFGEFDLAEERIHIASRPDGKATGEAYVEFASVEDAKRAMSKDKMTIGSRYVELFPSTPNEARRAESRSRQ is encoded by the coding sequence ATGTTGGGGAGCGGGGGGGTTTCGGATGGGTACGAAGTCGGCTCAAAAAGACAAAGAATGATGGAACCGAATCCCTACTTCGCAGTTAGCAGCAGCACTGCTGGATTTCAACCTTACGGCTATGGGAGTTTTCCACCTACTCATGCCTTTCCCGTGGTTCGCCTTAGAGGACTTCCCTTCAACTGCACTGACATTGATATTTTCAAGTTCTTTGCTGGACTGGACATTGTGGATGTGCTGCTTGTCAACAAGAATGGGCGGTTCATGGGAGAAGCCTTTGTTGTCTTTGCTGGATCTTTGCAGGTTGAGTTCGCATTGCAACGGGATCGACAGAATATGGGGCGTAGATATGTAGAAGTCTTTAGCTGCAAAAGGCAGGATTATTATAATGCTGTTGCTGCCGAAGTAAATTATGAGGGCATTTATGATAATGACTACAATGGAAGTCCTCCTCCTCGACAAAAGAGGATCAGCGACAAGGACCAGATGGAATACACCGAGATACTGAAGCTGCGTGGTCTCCCCTTCTCTGTGACAAAATCCAACATCATTGAATTTTTCGGAGAGTTCGATCTTGCAGAAGAAAGGATACATATTGCAAGCCGTCCAGATGGGAAGGCTACCGGGGAGGCTTATGTGGAGTTCGCTTCAGTAGAGGACGCAAAGAGAGCAATGAGCAAGGACAAGATGACAATTGGATCGAGGTACGTGGAGTTGTTTCCTTCAACCCCAAATGAAGCTAGGAGAGCTGAGTCAAGGTCAAGACAGTGA
- the LOC111803797 gene encoding heterogeneous nuclear ribonucleoprotein F-like isoform X3: MGEAFVVFAGSLQVEFALQRDRQNMGRRYVEVFSCKRQDYYNAVAAEVNYEGIYDNDYNGSPPPRQKRISDKDQMEYTEILKLRGLPFSVTKSNIIEFFGEFDLAEERIHIASRPDGKATGEAYVEFASVEDAKRAMSKDKMTIGSRYVELFPSTPNEARRAESRSRQ; this comes from the coding sequence ATGGGAGAAGCCTTTGTTGTCTTTGCTGGATCTTTGCAGGTTGAGTTCGCATTGCAACGGGATCGACAGAATATGGGGCGTAGATATGTAGAAGTCTTTAGCTGCAAAAGGCAGGATTATTATAATGCTGTTGCTGCCGAAGTAAATTATGAGGGCATTTATGATAATGACTACAATGGAAGTCCTCCTCCTCGACAAAAGAGGATCAGCGACAAGGACCAGATGGAATACACCGAGATACTGAAGCTGCGTGGTCTCCCCTTCTCTGTGACAAAATCCAACATCATTGAATTTTTCGGAGAGTTCGATCTTGCAGAAGAAAGGATACATATTGCAAGCCGTCCAGATGGGAAGGCTACCGGGGAGGCTTATGTGGAGTTCGCTTCAGTAGAGGACGCAAAGAGAGCAATGAGCAAGGACAAGATGACAATTGGATCGAGGTACGTGGAGTTGTTTCCTTCAACCCCAAATGAAGCTAGGAGAGCTGAGTCAAGGTCAAGACAGTGA